The following proteins are encoded in a genomic region of Stutzerimonas balearica DSM 6083:
- the ntrC gene encoding nitrogen regulation protein NR(I), protein MSRSETVWIVDDDRSIRWVLEKALQQEGMDIQSFDSADSVLNRLARQQPDVIISDIRMPGTSGLDLLAKIREQHPRLPVIIMTAHSDLDSAVASYQGGAFEYLPKPFDVDDAVSLVKRAYQHAQEQQAQAPTPDQHHTPEIIGEAPAMQEVFRAIGRLSHSNITVLINGESGTGKELVAHALHRHSPRAASPFIALNMAAIPKDLMESELFGHEKGAFTGAASQRRGRFEQADGGTLFLDEIGDMPADTQTRLLRVLADGEFYRVGGHTPVKVDVRIIAATHQDLEALVQAGKFREDLFHRLNVIRIHIPRLADRREDIPALARHFLANAAQELAVETKLLKPETEEYLKHLPWAGNVRQLENTCRWITVMASGREVHVSDLPPELLHQHGETQPVDDWQQALRNWADLALGRGQSNLLDEAVPAFERIMIETALKHTAGRRRDAALLLGWGRNTLTRKIKELGMRVDGADEDDGEEG, encoded by the coding sequence ATGAGCCGAAGCGAAACCGTCTGGATCGTCGACGACGATCGCTCCATCCGCTGGGTGCTGGAGAAGGCCCTGCAACAGGAAGGCATGGACATCCAGAGCTTCGACAGCGCCGACAGCGTGCTCAACCGGCTGGCCCGGCAGCAACCCGACGTGATCATCTCCGACATCCGCATGCCGGGCACCAGCGGTCTCGACCTGCTGGCCAAGATCCGCGAACAGCATCCGCGCCTGCCGGTGATCATCATGACCGCGCACTCGGACCTCGACAGCGCAGTGGCCTCCTACCAGGGCGGCGCCTTCGAGTACCTGCCCAAGCCGTTCGATGTCGACGACGCCGTTTCGCTGGTCAAGCGGGCCTACCAGCATGCCCAGGAGCAGCAGGCCCAGGCGCCGACGCCCGATCAGCACCACACGCCGGAGATCATCGGCGAGGCGCCGGCAATGCAGGAGGTATTCCGCGCCATCGGTCGCCTTTCGCACTCGAACATCACCGTACTGATCAACGGCGAGTCCGGCACCGGCAAGGAGCTGGTCGCCCATGCCCTGCACCGCCACAGCCCGCGTGCAGCCTCGCCGTTCATCGCGCTGAACATGGCGGCGATCCCGAAGGACCTGATGGAATCCGAGCTGTTCGGCCACGAGAAAGGCGCGTTCACCGGCGCGGCCAGCCAGCGCCGCGGGCGCTTCGAGCAGGCCGACGGCGGCACGCTGTTCCTCGACGAGATCGGCGACATGCCGGCCGATACCCAGACCCGCCTGCTGCGCGTGCTCGCCGATGGCGAGTTCTACCGTGTCGGCGGGCATACCCCGGTGAAAGTCGACGTCCGCATCATCGCCGCAACCCACCAGGATCTCGAGGCGCTGGTGCAGGCCGGCAAGTTTCGCGAGGACCTTTTCCATCGGCTCAACGTCATCCGCATCCACATCCCGCGCCTGGCCGACCGGCGCGAGGATATCCCGGCGCTGGCGCGGCACTTCCTCGCCAACGCCGCACAGGAACTGGCTGTCGAGACCAAGCTGCTCAAGCCGGAAACCGAGGAATACCTCAAGCACCTGCCCTGGGCCGGCAACGTGCGTCAGCTGGAAAACACCTGTCGCTGGATCACGGTGATGGCCTCCGGGCGCGAGGTGCATGTCAGCGACCTGCCGCCCGAGCTGCTGCACCAGCACGGCGAGACGCAGCCAGTCGACGACTGGCAGCAGGCACTGCGCAACTGGGCGGATCTGGCCCTTGGCCGCGGCCAGTCGAACCTGCTCGACGAGGCGGTGCCGGCCTTCGAGCGGATCATGATCGAGACCGCGCTCAAGCACACCGCCGGGCGCCGTCGCGATGCCGCGCTGCTGCTCGGCTGGGGGCGCAACACACTGACGCGCAAGATCAAGGAGCTGGGCATGCGTGTCGACGGCGCCGACGAGGACGACGGCGAGGAGGGCTGA
- the thiI gene encoding tRNA uracil 4-sulfurtransferase ThiI, translating into MKLIVKVFPEITIKSPPVRKGFIRQLTKNIRAVLKDLDPALQVEGVWDNIEVETSVGEAKALREMIERLRCMPGIAHFLEVHEYPLGDLDDIVEKCQAHYAERLPGRIFAVRCKRAGKHPFSSMDVERHVGSQLRQRCGAAGISLKAPEVEVRMEIRDQRLFVVHQQHDGIGGYPLGSLEQTLVLMSGGFDSTVAAYQMMRRGLMTHFCFFNLGGRAHELGVMEVAHYLWKKYGSSHRVLFISVPFEEVVGEILQKVDNSQMGVVLKRMMLRAATQIAERLSIDALVTGEAISQVSSQTLTNLKVIDSATDMLVLRPLIASHKQDIIDTATAIGTAEFARNMPEYCGVISVNPTTRAKGYRVVHEEKQFDMAILERALANTRQVAIDRVIDELGQDLSVEEVGEALPGQVVLDIRHPDLAEDEPLELAGIEVETVPFYALNNRFKELDGNRQYLLYCDKGVMSRLHAHHLLSEGHQNVRVYRPASPKAVAGSAQ; encoded by the coding sequence ATGAAGCTGATCGTCAAGGTTTTCCCCGAAATCACCATCAAGAGCCCACCGGTGCGCAAGGGCTTCATTCGTCAGCTGACGAAAAACATCCGCGCCGTGCTCAAGGATCTGGACCCTGCGCTCCAGGTCGAGGGTGTGTGGGACAACATCGAGGTGGAGACTTCCGTCGGCGAGGCCAAGGCGCTGCGCGAGATGATCGAGCGGTTGCGCTGCATGCCAGGCATTGCGCATTTTCTCGAGGTCCACGAATACCCGCTGGGCGACCTGGACGACATCGTCGAAAAATGCCAGGCGCACTATGCCGAGCGCCTGCCGGGGCGCATCTTCGCCGTGCGCTGCAAGCGTGCCGGCAAGCATCCGTTCAGCTCGATGGACGTCGAGCGCCACGTCGGCAGCCAGTTGCGCCAGCGCTGCGGCGCCGCCGGCATCTCGCTGAAGGCGCCGGAAGTCGAAGTGCGCATGGAGATCCGCGACCAGCGCCTGTTCGTCGTGCATCAGCAGCATGACGGCATTGGCGGCTACCCGCTCGGCTCGCTGGAGCAGACGCTGGTGCTGATGTCCGGCGGTTTCGACTCCACTGTCGCGGCCTACCAGATGATGCGCCGCGGGCTGATGACCCACTTCTGCTTCTTCAACCTCGGCGGCCGCGCCCATGAACTGGGCGTGATGGAAGTGGCCCACTATCTATGGAAGAAGTACGGCAGCTCGCACCGCGTGCTGTTCATCAGCGTGCCCTTCGAAGAGGTGGTCGGCGAAATCCTGCAGAAGGTCGACAACAGCCAGATGGGCGTGGTCCTCAAGCGCATGATGCTGCGTGCCGCGACCCAGATCGCCGAGCGCCTGAGCATCGATGCGCTGGTCACCGGCGAGGCGATCAGCCAGGTGTCCAGCCAGACGCTGACCAACCTCAAGGTGATCGACTCGGCTACCGACATGCTCGTCCTGCGCCCGCTGATCGCCAGCCACAAGCAGGACATCATCGACACCGCGACGGCCATCGGCACCGCCGAATTCGCCCGCAACATGCCCGAATACTGCGGCGTGATCTCGGTGAACCCGACCACCCGAGCCAAGGGCTACCGGGTCGTGCACGAGGAAAAGCAGTTCGACATGGCGATTCTTGAGCGCGCCCTGGCGAACACCCGACAGGTCGCCATCGACCGGGTCATCGATGAACTGGGCCAGGACCTCTCGGTCGAGGAAGTCGGCGAAGCGCTTCCCGGCCAGGTCGTCCTCGACATCCGACACCCGGACCTGGCCGAGGACGAACCCCTCGAGCTGGCCGGCATCGAAGTCGAAACGGTGCCCTTCTACGCGCTGAACAACCGCTTCAAGGAACTGGATGGCAACCGCCAGTACCTGCTGTATTGCGATAAAGGTGTCATGAGCCGCCTGCATGCTCATCACCTGCTGAGCGAGGGGCACCAGAACGTGCGGGTCTACCGACCGGCAAGCCCGAAAGCCGTTGCTGGAAGCGCCCAGTGA
- the typA gene encoding translational GTPase TypA: MIENLRNIAIIAHVDHGKTTLVDKLLKLSGTLDRKEAEGERVMDSNDQERERGITILAKNTAIKWNDYRINIVDTPGHADFGGEVERVMSMVDSVLLVVDAQDGPMPQTRFVTQKAFKAGLRPIVVVNKIDRPGARPDWVIDQIFDLFDNLGATDEQLDFPIVYASALNGIAGLDHEAMDDNMDALFQAIVDHVPAPKVDTEGAFQMQISQLDYNSFLGVIGIGRIARGKVRSNTPVTAIGADGKKRNGRILKIMGHHGLQRVEVEEATAGDIVCVSGMDELFISDTLCDQQSVEALPPLTVDQPTVSMTFQVNDSPFAGKEGKFVTSRNIKDRLDKELLHNVALRVEQGDSPEKFKVSGRGELHLSVLIETMRREGFELAVGRPEVVIIENEAGEKQEPYENVTIDIEEQHQGPVMEQMGLRKGDLTNMIPDGKGRIRLEYTIPARGLIGFRNAFLTLTSGTGILTSTFSHYGPIKAGEVTNRQNGVLVSMATGTALTYSLETLQDRGKLFLSPGDEVYEGQLAGIHSRDNDLVINPTKAKKLDNMRASGKDETIQLTPALKFTLEQALEFIADDELVEVTPKSIRLRKKMLNENDRKRYERSKV, translated from the coding sequence GTGATCGAGAACCTCAGAAACATCGCCATCATCGCCCACGTCGACCATGGCAAGACCACCCTCGTCGACAAGCTGCTCAAGCTCTCCGGCACCCTTGACCGCAAGGAAGCCGAAGGCGAGCGCGTGATGGACTCCAACGACCAGGAACGCGAACGCGGCATCACCATCCTGGCGAAGAACACCGCCATCAAGTGGAACGACTACCGCATCAACATCGTCGACACCCCCGGCCACGCCGACTTCGGTGGCGAGGTCGAGCGCGTCATGTCGATGGTCGACTCCGTGCTGCTGGTGGTCGACGCCCAGGACGGCCCCATGCCGCAGACCCGCTTCGTGACCCAGAAGGCGTTCAAGGCCGGCCTGCGTCCGATCGTCGTGGTGAACAAGATCGACCGCCCGGGCGCGCGTCCGGATTGGGTCATCGACCAGATCTTCGACCTGTTCGACAACCTCGGCGCCACCGATGAGCAGCTCGATTTCCCGATCGTCTACGCCAGCGCCCTGAACGGCATCGCCGGTCTCGATCACGAAGCCATGGACGACAACATGGATGCCCTGTTCCAGGCCATCGTCGACCACGTGCCGGCACCCAAGGTCGACACCGAAGGCGCATTCCAGATGCAGATTTCGCAGCTGGACTACAACAGCTTCCTCGGCGTGATCGGCATCGGCCGCATCGCCCGCGGCAAGGTCCGCTCCAACACCCCGGTGACCGCCATCGGCGCCGACGGCAAGAAGCGCAACGGCCGCATCCTCAAGATCATGGGCCACCACGGCCTGCAGCGCGTCGAGGTGGAAGAAGCCACCGCCGGCGACATCGTCTGCGTCTCGGGCATGGACGAGCTGTTCATCTCCGACACGCTTTGCGACCAGCAGAGCGTCGAGGCGCTGCCGCCGCTGACCGTCGACCAGCCGACCGTGAGCATGACCTTCCAGGTCAACGACTCGCCGTTCGCCGGCAAGGAAGGCAAGTTCGTCACCAGCCGCAATATCAAGGATCGTCTGGACAAGGAGCTGCTGCACAACGTGGCGCTGCGCGTCGAACAGGGCGACAGCCCGGAGAAGTTCAAGGTCTCCGGCCGCGGCGAGCTGCACCTGTCGGTACTGATCGAAACCATGCGCCGTGAAGGCTTTGAGCTGGCCGTGGGCCGCCCGGAAGTGGTGATCATCGAGAACGAGGCCGGCGAGAAGCAGGAACCGTACGAGAACGTCACCATCGACATCGAGGAGCAGCACCAGGGCCCGGTGATGGAGCAGATGGGCCTGCGCAAGGGCGATCTGACCAACATGATCCCCGACGGCAAGGGGCGTATCCGTCTGGAATACACCATCCCCGCGCGCGGCCTGATCGGCTTCCGCAACGCCTTCCTGACCCTGACCTCGGGCACCGGCATTCTGACCTCGACCTTCAGCCATTACGGGCCGATCAAGGCCGGTGAAGTGACCAACCGCCAGAACGGCGTGCTGGTCTCCATGGCTACCGGCACTGCGCTGACCTACTCGCTGGAAACCCTGCAGGACCGCGGCAAGCTGTTCCTCAGCCCGGGCGACGAGGTCTACGAAGGCCAGCTGGCCGGCATCCACAGCCGCGACAACGACCTGGTGATCAACCCGACCAAGGCCAAGAAGCTCGACAACATGCGCGCTTCGGGTAAGGACGAGACCATCCAGCTGACCCCGGCACTGAAATTCACCCTCGAGCAGGCGCTGGAATTCATTGCTGACGACGAGCTGGTGGAAGTCACGCCGAAGTCGATCCGCCTGCGCAAGAAGATGCTGAACGAGAACGACCGCAAGCGCTACGAGCGCAGCAAGGTCTAA
- a CDS encoding DUF4124 domain-containing protein produces MRNALLGLLALLALQAHGSEIYKYTDAQGNTVFTNQPPENVQAQPVELPPANTVDIRTPEPPPPLPGEAQQNGQPYRHLAIAGIPDEQALRANNGTFVVSAELDPPLQPSHRLRFVLDGIPQAEPSQATSLQLNNIDRGQHRLEVQILQGERVIQRSEPQLFTVQRAHTSSPALRGR; encoded by the coding sequence ATGCGCAACGCACTGCTCGGCCTGCTCGCACTGCTGGCCCTCCAGGCACATGGCAGCGAGATCTACAAATACACCGATGCCCAGGGCAACACGGTGTTCACCAACCAGCCACCGGAAAACGTCCAGGCCCAACCCGTCGAGCTGCCGCCGGCCAACACCGTCGATATCCGCACGCCGGAGCCGCCACCGCCGTTGCCGGGCGAGGCGCAGCAGAACGGCCAACCCTATCGGCACCTGGCGATCGCCGGCATCCCCGACGAACAGGCGCTGCGCGCCAACAACGGCACCTTCGTGGTCAGCGCCGAGCTGGACCCGCCTCTGCAACCGAGCCATCGCCTGCGCTTCGTGCTCGACGGCATTCCGCAGGCCGAGCCGAGCCAGGCCACCAGCCTGCAGCTGAACAACATCGACCGCGGCCAGCACCGCCTGGAAGTACAGATCCTGCAGGGCGAACGCGTGATACAGCGCAGTGAACCGCAGCTGTTCACCGTGCAGCGTGCCCACACCTCCAGCCCGGCCCTGCGGGGGCGCTGA
- the hslV gene encoding ATP-dependent protease subunit HslV: MTTIVSVRRNGKVVLGGDGQVSLGNTVMKGNAKKVRRLYHGQVLAGFAGATADAFTLFERFEGQLEKHQGHLVRAAVELAKDWRTDRSLSRLEAMLAVANKDASLIITGNGDVVEPEHGLIAMGSGGGFAQAAALALLQKAGDDMSAREIAETALNIAGSICVFTNQNLTIEELDSAI; encoded by the coding sequence TTGACCACCATCGTTTCAGTGCGCCGCAACGGCAAAGTCGTCCTGGGCGGCGACGGCCAGGTTTCCCTCGGCAACACCGTGATGAAAGGCAACGCCAAAAAGGTCCGTCGCCTCTATCACGGCCAGGTACTGGCCGGCTTCGCCGGCGCCACCGCCGATGCCTTCACCCTGTTCGAGCGCTTCGAAGGCCAGCTGGAGAAGCATCAGGGTCATCTGGTCCGCGCCGCGGTCGAGCTGGCCAAGGACTGGCGCACCGACCGTTCGCTGAGTCGCCTGGAGGCCATGCTCGCGGTGGCCAACAAGGACGCCTCGCTGATCATCACCGGCAACGGCGACGTGGTCGAACCCGAGCACGGGCTGATCGCCATGGGCTCGGGCGGCGGCTTCGCCCAGGCCGCCGCGCTGGCACTGCTGCAGAAGGCCGGCGACGACATGTCCGCCCGCGAGATCGCCGAAACCGCCCTGAACATCGCCGGCAGCATCTGCGTGTTCACCAACCAGAACCTGACCATCGAGGAGCTGGACAGCGCGATCTGA
- a CDS encoding DUF4124 domain-containing protein, translating into MLAWLLLALLAAPAQAGIYSYLDAEGNRVFTDRPTTAAEPIELKPANQMPAMPLPAPATQAPPATPARAGYQALRIISPAADATVRDNAGNLTINGASEPPLRPGHRYQLLFDGQPYGEPGESGTFALHNVDRGTHRIALLILAADGSELARSAEQDVHLRRMSLAQRRKARPCAKDDYGVRLECPLKDKPEEKRDIPFVPYL; encoded by the coding sequence TTGCTCGCCTGGCTTTTGCTGGCCCTGCTGGCCGCCCCGGCACAGGCCGGCATCTACAGTTATCTGGATGCCGAGGGCAACCGCGTCTTTACCGACCGCCCCACTACGGCAGCCGAGCCGATCGAGCTCAAGCCGGCGAACCAGATGCCAGCGATGCCGCTGCCCGCGCCCGCAACACAAGCACCGCCCGCGACGCCCGCACGCGCCGGCTACCAGGCGTTGCGAATCATCAGCCCGGCGGCAGATGCCACCGTCCGCGACAATGCCGGCAACCTGACCATCAACGGCGCGAGCGAGCCACCGCTACGCCCCGGGCACCGCTACCAGCTGCTGTTCGATGGCCAGCCATACGGCGAGCCGGGCGAGTCGGGCACATTCGCCCTGCACAATGTCGACCGCGGCACGCATCGCATCGCCCTGCTGATCCTTGCTGCCGACGGAAGCGAGCTGGCCCGCAGCGCCGAGCAGGACGTCCACCTGCGGCGCATGTCGCTGGCTCAGCGCCGCAAGGCTCGGCCCTGTGCGAAAGACGACTACGGCGTGCGCCTGGAGTGCCCGCTGAAGGACAAGCCGGAAGAAAAACGCGACATCCCGTTCGTGCCCTATCTATGA
- the glnL gene encoding nitrogen regulation protein NR(II), producing MINDALQRLLLENLTTATLLLNARLRLEYMNPAAEMLLAVSGQRSHGQFISELFTESPEALSALRQAVAEAHPFTKREATLTSVSGQTLTVDYAVTPIPTQQETMLLLEVLPRDRLLRITKDEAQLSTQETTKLLVRGLAHEIKNPLGGIRGAAQLLARELPDEHLKDYTEVIIEEADRLRNLVDRMLGSNKLPSLAMTNIHEVLEHVASLIEAESQGRLILVRDYDPSIPEVLMDREQMIQALLNIMRNAMQALAGQTELGLGRLTLRTRTLRQFTIGHVRHRLVARIEIIDNGPGIPAELQNTLFYPMVSGRPDGTGLGLAITQNIISQHQGLIECESHPGHTAFSIFLPLEQGATTP from the coding sequence ATGATCAACGATGCCTTGCAACGCCTGCTGCTCGAGAATCTGACTACCGCAACCCTTCTGCTCAATGCGCGGCTGCGCCTGGAGTACATGAACCCGGCTGCCGAGATGCTGCTGGCGGTCAGCGGCCAGCGCAGCCACGGCCAGTTCATCAGCGAGCTGTTTACCGAATCCCCCGAGGCGCTCTCGGCCTTGCGCCAGGCAGTTGCCGAAGCCCATCCGTTCACCAAGCGCGAGGCGACCCTGACCTCGGTCAGCGGCCAGACGCTGACCGTCGACTACGCCGTGACGCCCATCCCGACGCAGCAGGAAACCATGCTGCTGCTTGAAGTGCTGCCGCGCGATCGCCTGCTACGCATCACCAAGGATGAGGCCCAGCTGTCGACCCAGGAAACCACCAAGCTACTGGTGCGCGGCCTGGCCCACGAGATCAAGAATCCGCTGGGCGGCATCCGCGGAGCGGCGCAGCTGCTGGCCCGCGAGCTGCCCGACGAGCACTTGAAGGATTACACCGAGGTGATCATCGAAGAGGCCGACCGCCTGCGCAATCTGGTCGACCGCATGCTCGGCTCGAACAAGCTGCCGTCGCTGGCGATGACCAATATCCATGAGGTGCTGGAACACGTTGCCAGCCTGATCGAGGCCGAGTCACAGGGACGCCTCATTTTGGTGCGCGATTACGACCCAAGCATCCCGGAAGTGCTGATGGACCGCGAGCAGATGATCCAGGCGCTGCTCAACATCATGCGCAACGCCATGCAGGCGCTGGCCGGGCAGACCGAACTCGGGCTCGGCCGGCTCACCTTGCGCACGCGCACGCTGCGCCAGTTCACCATCGGCCATGTGCGCCATCGCCTGGTCGCACGCATCGAGATCATCGACAACGGCCCGGGCATCCCCGCCGAACTGCAGAACACCCTCTTCTACCCGATGGTCAGCGGCCGCCCCGACGGCACCGGGCTGGGCCTGGCCATCACCCAGAACATCATCAGTCAGCACCAGGGCCTGATCGAGTGCGAGAGCCATCCGGGGCACACCGCCTTCTCGATCTTCCTGCCGCTGGAACAAGGAGCCACAACGCCATGA
- a CDS encoding integron integrase codes for MAVLYCESRNTVQTTSQGSHMDSQPPKPRLREQFQAVMRAHHYSIRTEKSYGYWIRFYLRFHQMRHPLELGPAEVNQFLSWLASERHVAAATQNLALNAVVFLYARVLERPLGDIGETIRAKRPPRLPVVLSHQEALAIIGRLAPPYDLLASLMYGAGLRVVEAARLRIKDIDFDKQVIIVRDGKGGKDRTTLLPTSLTARLTERIALIRARRQAREAFYQVPVTVPHALKRKYPSASGSLQWQWLFPSAGVCMDADGDPARHHVHVSSIQRAIKQAVQACGLGKPASSHTFRHTFATELLRRGSDIRTVQTLLGHADVRTTQIYTHVLGQAFAGVRSPLG; via the coding sequence TTGGCGGTTCTCTATTGTGAATCCAGGAATACTGTACAAACAACCAGCCAAGGAAGTCATATGGATAGCCAACCGCCCAAGCCGCGCCTGCGGGAGCAGTTTCAGGCCGTGATGCGCGCGCATCACTACAGCATCCGCACCGAGAAAAGTTACGGGTACTGGATACGCTTTTACCTGCGGTTTCACCAGATGCGCCATCCGCTGGAGCTCGGGCCTGCCGAGGTCAACCAGTTTCTGAGCTGGCTTGCCAGCGAGCGCCACGTGGCGGCGGCCACGCAAAATCTGGCGCTGAATGCCGTCGTGTTTCTGTACGCCCGTGTACTTGAGCGACCGCTGGGTGATATTGGCGAGACGATCCGAGCCAAACGCCCACCGCGCTTGCCGGTGGTGCTTTCGCACCAGGAGGCGCTGGCGATCATTGGTCGGCTGGCACCACCCTATGATCTGCTGGCGTCGCTGATGTATGGCGCAGGCTTGCGCGTGGTGGAAGCTGCGCGGTTGCGGATTAAGGACATCGATTTCGACAAGCAGGTCATTATCGTGCGTGACGGCAAGGGCGGTAAGGACCGCACCACCTTGCTGCCAACCAGCCTGACTGCGCGGCTGACGGAACGGATTGCGCTGATTCGCGCGCGGCGGCAGGCGCGGGAGGCGTTCTACCAGGTGCCGGTGACGGTGCCCCACGCACTCAAACGCAAGTACCCCAGCGCTTCCGGTTCGCTGCAATGGCAATGGCTGTTTCCCTCCGCCGGGGTATGCATGGATGCGGACGGCGACCCGGCTCGTCATCACGTGCATGTCAGCTCCATTCAGCGTGCCATCAAGCAGGCGGTGCAGGCCTGTGGGTTGGGCAAGCCGGCGAGTTCCCACACCTTTCGGCATACCTTTGCTACCGAGCTGCTGCGCCGGGGCAGCGATATCCGCACGGTACAGACGCTGCTCGGGCATGCCGACGTGCGCACGACGCAAATCTATACGCATGTGCTGGGCCAGGCATTTGCGGGGGTGCGCAGCCCGCTGGGTTGA
- a CDS encoding tRNA (cytidine(34)-2'-O)-methyltransferase — translation MFHVILFQPEIPPNTGNIIRLCANTGCSLHLIEPLGYELDDKRLRRAGLDYHEYAPVRRHADLASCLAALGIAPPGTPCDGTAPRLFAFTTKGSQAFHEVEFRRGDAFLFGPESRGLPDEVRDAFAAQRRLRLPMRPDSRSLNLSNTVAVAVYEAWRQLDFAMD, via the coding sequence ATGTTTCACGTGATCCTCTTCCAACCGGAAATTCCACCGAACACCGGCAACATTATCAGGCTCTGCGCCAACACCGGCTGCAGCCTGCACCTGATCGAGCCACTGGGCTACGAGCTGGACGACAAGCGCCTGCGCCGGGCCGGCCTTGATTACCACGAGTACGCCCCGGTGCGCCGCCATGCCGATCTTGCCAGCTGCCTGGCCGCACTGGGCATCGCCCCGCCCGGCACGCCCTGCGACGGCACCGCGCCGCGCCTGTTCGCCTTCACCACCAAGGGCTCGCAGGCCTTTCATGAGGTCGAGTTTCGGCGCGGGGATGCCTTCCTCTTCGGCCCGGAGAGCCGCGGCCTGCCGGACGAGGTACGTGACGCCTTCGCTGCGCAGCGCCGCCTGCGCCTGCCGATGCGCCCCGACAGCCGCAGCCTGAACCTCTCCAACACGGTTGCCGTGGCGGTCTACGAAGCCTGGCGCCAGCTGGACTTTGCGATGGACTGA
- the glnA gene encoding type I glutamate--ammonia ligase gives MSKSLQLIKDNDVKWIDLRFTDPKGRQHHITMPARDADDDFFEVGKMFDGSSIDGWKGIEASDMILLPDDSTAVLDPFTEEPTLILVCDVIEPSTMQGYERDPRAIAKRAEEYLKSTGIGDTVFAGPEPEFFIFDSVKYKSDMSGSMFKIFSEQASWSSDADLDGRQGNSGHFIRVKGGYLPTPPADPDHEIRTAMCNALEEMGQAVEVHHHEVAGAQNEIGVKFNTLVAKADEVQTLKYCVQNVAAAYGKTVTFMPKPLYGDNGSGMHVHMSIAKDGKNTFAGEGYAGLSDTALYFIGGIIKHGKALNALTNPSTNSYKRLVPGFEAPVMLAYSARNRSASIRIPYVASPKGRRIEARFPDPSANPYLAFAALLMAGLDGIQNKIHPGDAADKNLYDLPPEEAANIPQVCGSLKEALEALEADHEFLLKGGVFTKDFLDSYVELKAAEEIKVRTFVHPLEYDLYYSC, from the coding sequence ATGTCGAAGTCGCTTCAACTGATCAAAGATAACGATGTGAAGTGGATTGATCTGCGCTTCACCGACCCCAAGGGCCGCCAGCATCACATCACCATGCCGGCCCGCGACGCCGATGACGACTTCTTCGAAGTCGGCAAGATGTTCGACGGGTCTTCCATCGATGGCTGGAAGGGCATCGAAGCCTCCGACATGATCCTGCTGCCGGACGACAGCACCGCCGTGCTCGATCCGTTCACCGAAGAGCCGACCCTGATCCTGGTCTGCGACGTCATCGAACCTTCGACCATGCAGGGCTACGAGCGCGACCCGCGCGCCATCGCCAAGCGCGCCGAGGAATACCTCAAGTCCACCGGCATCGGTGACACCGTATTCGCCGGCCCGGAGCCCGAGTTCTTCATCTTCGACTCCGTGAAGTACAAGTCGGACATGTCTGGCTCGATGTTCAAGATCTTCTCCGAACAGGCTTCCTGGAGCAGTGACGCCGACCTCGACGGCCGTCAGGGCAACAGCGGCCACTTCATCCGCGTGAAGGGCGGCTACCTGCCGACTCCGCCGGCCGATCCGGATCACGAGATCCGTACCGCCATGTGCAACGCCCTGGAAGAAATGGGCCAGGCCGTCGAAGTGCACCACCACGAAGTGGCCGGCGCGCAGAACGAAATCGGCGTGAAGTTCAACACCCTGGTGGCCAAGGCTGACGAAGTTCAGACCCTGAAGTATTGCGTGCAGAACGTCGCCGCCGCCTACGGCAAGACCGTGACCTTCATGCCGAAGCCGCTGTACGGCGACAACGGCTCGGGCATGCACGTGCACATGTCCATCGCCAAAGACGGCAAGAACACCTTCGCCGGCGAAGGCTATGCCGGCCTGTCCGATACCGCGCTGTACTTCATCGGCGGCATCATCAAGCACGGCAAGGCGCTGAACGCCCTGACCAACCCGTCGACCAACTCCTACAAGCGTCTGGTTCCGGGCTTCGAGGCTCCGGTCATGCTGGCCTACTCGGCCCGCAACCGTTCCGCCTCCATCCGCATCCCGTATGTCGCCAGCCCGAAGGGCCGTCGCATCGAGGCGCGCTTCCCGGATCCGTCGGCCAACCCCTACCTGGCCTTCGCCGCGCTGCTGATGGCCGGCCTGGACGGCATCCAGAACAAGATTCACCCTGGCGACGCCGCCGACAAGAACCTGTACGACCTGCCGCCGGAAGAAGCGGCCAACATCCCGCAGGTCTGCGGCAGCCTGAAGGAAGCCCTGGAAGCGCTGGAAGCCGACCACGAGTTCCTGCTCAAGGGCGGCGTGTTCACCAAGGACTTCCTGGATTCCTACGTCGAGCTGAAGGCGGCCGAGGAAATCAAGGTACGCACCTTCGTGCACCCGCTGGAATACGATCTGTACTACAGCTGCTGA